The following are encoded in a window of Candidatus Zixiibacteriota bacterium genomic DNA:
- a CDS encoding nuclear transport factor 2 family protein codes for MTDTQRADREKIIGHIHCIFQSFLKRDREAIKKAHTEDWVGFLGPSVGIERGIDAYMANVDKSLESFKGTGFELLDTEVQLYGDLALVYYVARYQYEGEDGSSHSLPLRSVDVYRRESGDWIQAGSHITVIPTGGAWGQASRP; via the coding sequence ATGACGGACACACAAAGAGCAGATCGCGAAAAGATCATCGGTCATATCCACTGTATCTTTCAGTCCTTTCTGAAGCGGGACCGGGAAGCTATCAAAAAAGCCCACACCGAGGACTGGGTAGGGTTCCTGGGACCCAGCGTGGGGATCGAACGCGGTATCGATGCCTACATGGCCAACGTCGACAAATCGCTGGAAAGCTTCAAGGGAACCGGCTTTGAACTACTCGACACCGAGGTGCAACTTTACGGTGATCTGGCCCTCGTCTACTATGTGGCCAGGTACCAGTACGAAGGGGAGGATGGCAGTTCGCACTCGCTCCCGCTACGCTCGGTTGATGTTTATCGTCGCGAATCCGGCGATTGGATACAAGCCGGGTCGCACATTACCGTGATCCCCACCGGAGGCGCCTGGGGCCAGGCAAGCCGCCCGTAA
- a CDS encoding DsrE family protein, whose amino-acid sequence MSDEKKKLVILIACGLDDEKMSVAWSVAKGGVKTGLDVTVFLTAGAVDVVRKGAADKVRLNPMDPPVGEMMETVTSAGTKILVCPPCADVRGYTQDDFIDGVVITGSGAIHQLILEGAATLSF is encoded by the coding sequence ATGTCTGACGAAAAGAAGAAATTGGTAATCCTGATCGCCTGCGGTCTGGATGACGAGAAAATGTCGGTGGCCTGGAGTGTCGCCAAGGGGGGAGTCAAGACCGGCCTTGATGTAACAGTGTTTTTGACGGCAGGGGCGGTCGATGTTGTTCGCAAGGGTGCGGCCGACAAAGTACGGCTTAATCCGATGGACCCGCCGGTCGGCGAAATGATGGAAACGGTCACCTCGGCTGGTACAAAGATACTGGTCTGTCCGCCCTGTGCAGATGTGCGTGGATATACACAGGACGACTTCATTGATGGCGTTGTAATCACTGGTTCGGGCGCGATTCACCAACTGATTCTGGAGGGCGCCGCGACTCTGAGTTTCTGA